gcacccggtaacaagccttaacgttcatgtgttaccctctgaagtacaccagatcaggtgtgtttaaaataacctcgaagtactaaagcatcccatagtcaggatggggtttgtcaggcccaatagatctatctttaggattcgcgcctaccgtacatagacaagtagtttaatgttaccaagctaagggtatatttctggtttaaacccacgtagaattagttttagtacttgtgcctatttcgtaaaacatttataaatcagcgcatgtattctcagcccaaaaatatatattgcaaaagcaattaaaaagggagcaaatgaaactcacaatactgtatttcgtagtaaaaatacatataacgtcatttaacaagtgcaaggttggcctcggattcacgaacgtatcaatattgagattcaatattgcaggaaagtacgtagacgcaacggagatgataaacactagattgacctcacgagcatacccatgaaccatacccatcacctccatagctataacccataattttcttagcttcgactcattcaaaaaaactattttgaaatcactcggacagcactccgtcgtaatattttatatatactaataatatcttgaaataatacagagcaaatatatatatatatatatatatatatatatatatatatatatatatatatatatatatatatatatatatatatatatatatatatatatataaatcgattgagagagtttagaaaaatatattttcaagtttctatgaaataatgaaacctattgaattctatttataagagatttttgaattattaaagtgaattattaaagtatgaattattaaagtgaattattaaagttaaagtaaagtaaaggtaaagttaaagtatagtaaaagtataaaaactatgtatgtataatacgcgtataaatatatataatattaatttaaatcgttatatatatttaatgaaataaaatataaatatcgttatatttattatactggttaagtaatgagttgtcaaaagtgattctagatatttataaaagttatatacgttttaataataaagttcttttttaaactgaaaacgtctttgtacgtttgaaaatagattaatagaatattatggaaaccaattctccactaacttttgtctaactttcgtaaatgacactttttgtttttatttataaatagctttacaaattattctgaatatcgttaagagaaatagattttctcaaatcatagtggacctctcaacagagacttgtaatcataattcaatgtttctgataattcaatcatttaatatatatttttttaatttcgtcaaaaatcatattgaaacaaatacgttcgtgtaaagtattatacgtttaatactttattaatattctcaagttataatatatatatatatatatatatatatatatatatatatatatatatatatatatatatatatatatacatatacatatctatttatatataacggttcatgaatcgtcgaaatttggtcgaggttataatgaatgtatgaacacagtttaaaattcttgagatttaacttaacaaacttttcttatcgtgtcggaataatataaagattaaagtttaaatttggtcagaaatttccgggtcgtcacaatttctggtccagtaagttgtctttctcctacttcactccaacagataggagatctgcactttctaccgtaaagtgcttcaaatggcgctgcgttgatgctcgtatgatagctgttattgtatgaaaattctgccaacggtaagtgtcgatcccaactggttccaaagtcaatcacgcatgcccgtaacatgtcttccaatgtttgtattgttctttcactttgaccatctgtctgtgggtgataagcggtgctcatatctaatcgagttcccaatgctttttgtaatgactgccagaaacgtgatgtgaatcgggtgtcgcgatcagatatgatagagatgggtacaccatgcctggaaagccgtttttactgtagcagatcactgtagcaaagtagcaaaatacggtttcactgtagcaaatagtgtttcactgtagcaaatagtgttttactgtagcaaagtaatttttactgtagcaaatagtgtttttctgtaggaaagtcgtttttacttgtacatatatatatacatacatataattgttcatgaatcgtcgagagtagtcaaaggtaattgtatatatgaaacagttctaaaattttgatactcaatctaacagactttgtttaacgtgttaaaataataaatcgtatagagaattggtttaaataagtcaaaaattttcgggtcatcacaccatcgtattcgtattgatcggaattaatctcgacccatggtaccgtgttgtcaaatgacgtgttgcgtacataaagtaccgtgttgtcaaatgacgtgttgcgtacaatcatgaggtcttattaacataaatataaatgttagtgaagttaataagagttagattacagaaaatataattcaggcggtataaccgaccatatataacttaaataacataaatataaatgttagtgaagttaataaaagttagattacataaatataattcaggcggtataaccgaccatatataacttaaataacataaatataaatgttagtgaagttaataaaagttagataatttcttaccttgattagtgacgtgtgcttgcttagataaaccttgattatacggagcacttcgtgctgataacgtgttatatttcagtaggcttataactacctttagtggcctggttcaatatattcaaattgaaagaaccaataaaagtgagatgtgttgtagaagatataggagagaaagaggttgaagatgtgtgatgtatttaatgtatatgtatgtttttgtaacttacattatgcacatatatatagtacaaattttactatccatatttgactaattaccatccatatttaactactaaatttacaacaaatatattttttttttaacagcgattgggaacacctgagggggactaaaccacccgttgcgatcatcttccgtttcgactatgccgatgcagcgataataacaggGCCGGCCCGTGGAATTCAGTGGCCTAGTGCAAAAAATGAAAAAAGGCCCCTCTAATTAAAAATTccctatttatatatctatatatgacaTAATAAAAAATTTATCACTACATAGTAAAATGGCTCCACTGGTAGACTAAAAAAAGGTGATGCtatatacacaaccaatttttacaaatacacaaccaaacatgctttacagtgttgtacagtacaacactgtaaaacatgtttggttgtgtatttgtaaaaattggttgtgtatataTCACTACCCACTAAAAAATCTGTAAAGAAATTGGAAAGTGGCCAAGTGGGTCCCGCTAATAAGTAAAATATTCCTTATCATTTTTGTCCCGTGAAAATTTAGGCTTAAAATACAACTTGAATTCTTTTGGGCCTCAATAAACACATGGCTGGATAATTATTTTTGGGCCCCTAATTTTGATGGGCCTTGTGCAGTTGAGTAGCCTGCACAGGCATTGGGCCGGCCCTGGATAATAACCACGcctccatcgctgcccgggaggaaaccttgaaaccgatccaaaggcacgaccaagtaaaaccgccctcccctttaccccccaaacgatatgggaaaggtgtcatgggtggatacttcatggcatggatgaaattgtgtttttaatatgtagccaacgggggtcgaactcctgacctcccctaaaggaggcatgccaccaaccgctggacAATTATACGAGTAGTACAAAGCGAAATCAAGGGTAAATGGATGCGCTTTTACTATTCGCGTTACCATGGAAGGTGATATTTTTACTCATGTATGTGGCGTAACCGCATTATCGAGCATTTAAGTTCTAAAGTACTAACTCGGTTAAACTGTGTCAATCTGAGTAAAAATACTCGCTCACCACGGATAACCTGAAGAAAATCTAATTTATTTACATGCTATATCAATAGTATCTATTAAGATGTCTACCAATGTTTTAAAAAAACTAGTGAAGTGTAAACAAAAAATCTTAACGATGACCACTTCAATCTCAAGATACCTTTCAGAATAACACAGTAGTGCAAGGAATACGATTATTGAGTATATACATAAGATTATCACATTATTCATACGCAAATGAATGATAATCAAACTAACCAACACTTTTCTAATAATAACAGTTATTCCCCATAAACACACATCCAATCACTCGTTGGATTTATCATCTTTGATGGAAACACTTGTAATGTGGTAGTTTCATCAGATCGAACGTTGAGATTTGAGAGTATAATTGGTCGATTCAACTTCTATCGAAAAACAAGAAACTTGAATTTAGTGATTGAAATCCACTTTAGACAACCCTCGTGAGTCCTGAAAAGTTGTCAGGACTCACGAAACGAAATAAGACtgacaacaagaaccacaacatggAATAGTGCATTACACATATGCACAACTTATTTCATTTAAAGTAACATTACAAATGCGAGATGATCAAGTCATCTCAGCCCTCAGGAAAAAATATAAACAAATTGAACAACAAATCAGAAATCCACTGTAAGCGATCAAGAAGAACGAATCAGGAGAACTAACTACGCACAGTAGAAATACCAATACAAGATTTGACGACGTAAACCATTCATATTGCCGATCAACGAGCTCGTGAACTCCAAGATAAAACACAGCAACTAAGATTACTAAGAGGATGGGACTCAGGCTGGTATCGTCAGACATTTTTGATACTATTTAAATCAGATCCTTACTTGGGTTTTTATcatatatatgatatgatatgcTGATTTGATCACCCTGGACATTAATACTGATGTAGGTAATCTAACTCAACAATTATTGATCAAACAGTTGGATAAGGATGGATGATTAATAGAATTCAATTTTCTTGACAATTGGATGTTTGTAAATTAATTTTAGTCCTTTCTTTGTTTTCAATCCAAGCAACCTAATCAGTTAGAAAGAGTTGGTAAGCTGCATGATCATCAATTATATGTGTAAGTTTCGCATTATTTTGAGCATATTTGAAACTTACTCGTAAAGAGGCGACAAAGTAAAGAGATGAACTTGTTTATGATTATATTAGTATATACGTAAACATGATCAATAATGAACTGAAAACTCACATTTTATGTCCTTAATTTTAAGACCATAATCTTATATTGCCCCAATTAATATTCAAGAACTCAGCATGTAAAAGTTTTCTTCTTTTTTTGAACGGCACCCAGAGGGACTTAACCACCTTTGTGATCATATGCCACCCACACACGCATTAGGAGGAAACCCACATCGCAACAACCCTGGCAGTACGGTTGAAGGTTGGAAACCTCCGAGAAGCTAATTGCTAATTGCTGGCAGTACCAATTAGATCCCAACCCTTGGAATCGTATATGCGTCTACTGGTTGAGGACAAACATGATGCCCACTCGTATACCACTCAGGCAATAAACTCAACTACTGGGATCATTAATTAAGTTAAGGAAAACAAGAAGGATGCCAATACCCTAAGTCATTATTACTTGGAAAGAAAGTATAGCATTTCCAAAGGTAAACAATGTTGCGAGTTCTAAGAAATGCAAATGTTAAAAAAAGAGATCAAATGGGTCTGTTACTTGTCAAAACAAACCAGGTTTGAGTCAGGTTAACAAAGAATTCTTTGGTCCATTTTTCTTTGAAAAATACAGTATATTTGAAGGCATTAATTGGGGTtacaaaaaataatatataaaattttacaACATTAACTTGAATCTTTCAAAATAACTATCTGCAGAAAAAATTTAACTTTGGGCCATTTTCAACCTATATGCCCTCTGCAACCAATTTGGGTATTTCAAACATTCATTTTTATCTTCTTTTCTTTTTACCTGCTTGAGTTAAAAAAACCAAAGCAATGGATACAAAAGTAAATAAGTCGAAACTCTAACATCTGATCCTTAGTAGATTGTGTTTAGTATCCAATACATATGAAAAGAATTTTCAGAAGTGAATGCTTACCCTGCTTCCCCTACCAAAAGGCTTGCTTTTGTCTAAACAAGTGTGGTCATCACAAAATTGGAACAAAAATAATTCTGCCAAAATCAAAAGGTCGGCTTTAATTTACAAGGTAAAAAGTCTTAAAACAGTATAAAGAACCATTAGATGTGGCAAGATGGGCAGATCAGGTACCAGTGTCAAAAACACGTTCAGGTTGAACCAGGTCACTGTAAATTTATTAGTGATAGGTAGTACTTAAGTTCGGTTTGACTCACTAAAACCTTTAGTCGATTTAAAATTCTTTTTTTCATTATTAACAATAGATGTGTCAAATATCAATATGAATATAGTATATTATTACGGTTATGGTTCAAATTGTGAGCTACTGTTCATAACTTTTCCTTTTAAAAAAAGGGATAATatccagttaaaaaaaaaaaaaaacattggaaGTACCAAGCATCAAAAATAGAATCTGGACAACTTGTAACCCAGTGATCTAAGCTAATTTTTTAAACCGACCAGTTAAGATAAACAGAGCCCAAATCAACCAATTTATAAAGTAAAGGATCGAAATTTCGACTACTAACATCCATCAAAATATCAAATATTACCATGAAGTCGGTCTGCCGATGGACCCTGATGAATCGGAAAACAACCGTCTACAAGACTCTGCATTAAAACTAGAGTTTTAAGCCAGAATGTTTTGTAATAAACTCGTGAAATCTAGTAATAAACAACCTCACATAAGCGACTGTTTCTAGCTGCAGCAACAGGGATGCACTTTGTTTTTGGAACGACAGAATTAGCTACATGGTCACAGTGAAATGCTCCACATAGATCCGCCAAGCAATTGGTTTGAGCCTGAAATGTAAATAATAAACTTATAACTTATCTCAGAATGCAACGTCTAATGAAAAAATCAAGTTTTAAGCAAATTCGTGGACGTTCAAAAAAACTAAAGATTATTCATTCAAAACTTAAAAATAACTGAGAGCTAGGAAAACAAGATGTATGTTGCAGCATTTAAAGAGAAGCATATCAATTCGAGTTTACAAACGACTTAAAGGCGAACGAGTAAACAAAGATAAGTGGAACAGAACGCACATACAACATGTAGATGATTGTAGTGCCTGTTGTCAAAATGTTAATCAAGAAATTTCTCTGCTCAAAAACTTTTCTTACAGTATCCACAACGCCATTCATTCACGTCCACATGAATCTTGCGGTCCTCTTGATCTCTAAAAATGTCATTGCCAGGATGAAGCTTACACTTATGTGACATCTGATAACTTTCTCCTTCAACAAATGGAATCATATACTGCATGATACAGGTGAATATTTTTATTCATTGTGCTATTCATTATAACCAGAGCATCGTTTCAAACAGTTGAACAAAAGTAAATAAATATGAGAACCATTAATTGCAAATACCTCCTCAATAATTTTGTATGCAGCCCTACTTGAACAATGAACTTCATGAGCACGTTCTTGGTGAACAATGTCACATAACTATCACCAAATCGTCGATATACACAACTTCCTAATACGTATACTGTGATACAGTAGTATGTAATTTCAATCGTGTGATGATTCTTTCGCAATCACTATTACAATATTACATACGGTAGATATTACAATCACATACAGGCATAGGCATACATCATTTAACATCGTTTAAagcatattttataatttcaacaaTGGATCAAATGCGTACTAATACCAACTATATTCAATCGTAATATTAAACATATGTACCAACGGATCTTCGGTCcagcggttacacttgtgtactcgctgggctagaggtctcgggttcgaaccttgtcacccgctctaggaattgaaatatattccttgaaggtggcccaaagggaaggttttaccgacccgctccaggaattgaaatatattccttgaaggtggcccaaagggaaggttttaccgacccgctccgggactaaggtccggcccgcctgcccctcaggatggtttaagggtcggatcctcagagtgtggttcgggtttcctgcccgaaagcgcgtgtgtgtgcaaatgatgagtgtcgttgaaataaatgatatgcTGATGCAAGcttgctttcaaaaaaaaaaaatattaaacatatgtaATATTCATATGAACTTCATATACAAACAGTCATAATTATAAATGATGAAAGAGTACATTTTCACATGATATAGACAATAATCAGTAATTCACATGCCTAAACAACTATAAACGTAAAATTAACACAAATAAAATAAGATTTAACCTAGAGATAAGAAAAACGTGAATTGAATATACACTATTGCAATTGAAGACTAGAATCATTGATTgtaataaaaatcaaaacaacgacGAATTTGCATGCCTTAATTCTCTGTCTCGACTACATCTCTTTCGATTCAATTAAATTTCTCTTTGCTGGATTTTGGCACGTTCAATCGTAAGGCGTAACGAAATGTAAATCCGAATATTTTAGAAAGATGAAGGGTCATAACGTAGATATATATTTACAATATAACCCCCCGTACGTTCTGAATGTTTTCATTCAGCGCAAACTTTCAAATGTGCAAATACGAAATTGTGAATGAAGAGAAATAATCATATATGCTCTAATGATATAATAtaaatactagttttatgagcccgtgtgTTGCACGGCACTTGTATAAATTAGATACGATTACGTTAGTATTGATACtcatcaaatgtataatacaattgtAATAAAAAACCATTTATCActgataacatttgtatcgaaagTATTACCATCAAAAGTATTGTATATGATAACGTCAGTGTTGCACACACTTTATATAATGTATGATAACATAAGTATGATGTATTGAAAAAATTTGTATCGTAAACGTTAGTATTGAATACAATTACAATACAACAATCAGTTGTTTTCATTCAATGTCGCAAAGTTTCTTGAACATAGAGTGATACGTTTATGAGTCTGTCtgttaaaatacgtatcgcaaatgTCAAAAAGTTGATATACTTTAAATTTATTTAAATATCCTATTTTGTATTTGGTATAGATATTTGATTGTTTATTTAAATTAAGTTTattcatttattttctgtacatttcACACACATATATGTGTTATGAAGTATAATTTATGCTCAAATATAATCTTATGTATTAGGGTGTAGATCTTGTTTACTACTTTTTATGTGTATACCTGCTGATAGCTGATAATAATATTGTCAAATTTAATATTTAAGTAATTGTATTGTATTTAGAATATGATtacacaatattaaattttatatttatattattttagttGTATAttcaatttaaattattattttatgttaTATTTTGTTAATGTCACATGTGAAGTTCTATTGCTCCTGTTACTTCTATTTTTATAttcatattattttatttatttaatttaatatttaaaataattgtaTTTTATTTAGAATATGAATAGTTTTCTTATTTGAAAAAAATCAATTAAATATATGGTAAGAATGATAGAATGACACGTGACAAGAATAATGTGATGGCCTCGTCAATACACTTAactgctccgtcacttggtcccacagcttgatcgaacttaaatgaatttaacaaacgacattgcattcttttatttcaaaagtttcccaaaaaggaaagcataccaaaatatgtagtttaaaagtaacccaacatattaataattcaaagttgacacaaaacattgtcaacaacccacaagtattaattattcaaaaatcgaatgcaagccaaagtttcataaattgtttcataaaaatctgcccaaatgcatgcagactcttctaaacacatcggaagcatcacataaactcaagtacctgtgaaaacatgcgagtaaattgtcaacacaaaggttgagtgaattataggtttaaataattgaataaactttagaccacaagatttaaaaatgttagaagacattaaacattattctattatcaatgagccacctggtaaccacgtaaccctttatttacccttgccaaacacaataataatatacactggacagtgtatctacaacaaaatacgaagtactaaacattccaattataaattgctagcgcgactagctcgaaatggggttgtcaaacccgatagatttatccgtaggattcgcgttcaccggtagaaaccaatgattacagttatcagactagggaatatttttgtccaactcacaatgaataatttaaatttaattgtcacttgtgtctaaacgtaaaataaaatacatgtaatcacatcccaaaaatatactttgaaaagtatgtaaaaacgggactataactcaccttaatagtaacgaagtaaccaacacaattaagcgaacagcaaatgagtacactgatcaggaatgatcacaacgccgacctataaataaagcaggtcgatataaataactaacttaggtcaagtcttagtatgatagctattgtacatgttgcaagtagacatagaacaatactcaatatgcatcggtttgatcggaatagcttacggacacacactttctatttttagaaagtttctatttttagcaggtttccatttttggaaagtttctatttttgaaaagttttcaaatttagaaagttgctattttaggaaagtttataagttaggaaagtttccttaattagaaagtcaactgaaagtcaaagtcaaccgaaagtcaactcaaaagtcaaccttggtcaaacgtagtcaacgttaattttaaaagtgtaagttataataataatgtaagttataatgtttattaaagttaaatatgtctaatcatgtcataacataagtttaattaaattaaaatgaattattaaagttaatataagtttaaatgatataattaatataacataagtatttaattaattaattaaatattagtcataatgtaagtattattaattaataataaattttaaatcatatcataagtattattaattaataatgaattattaatcatatcataagtttctaattataattattaaatcataagtatttaataattaaattataaataaataataactaagccttataataattaaataattaattaatccttattataagtctcattataataatctcataatataagtttaatacttattataagtattttccattaataataaaagtattattaatcataagtttaattaaaatgttaattaaatcataagtaataatcaaatgatataataaatatatatcataagtcttaaaattttaataattactttttatatcataagtaactaaatgataatgaaatccattatttatatcataagtttaataattagtcataagttttaaatcaaaaggtcatcgggtcgtatcctgagccccgggtgtcgattttcggcgagtcttacatatatctccgcctaagcaaaccacccgacactttggtacactcaagaacaccccaagaacattccacaagtcgtgatgtacagccattacactacttggaacttcaattcactcaaaatcatgttttagacataacgggtgattcgtggttcggattgagatgacccgaacatgaaagttcatcccaccatcagtcctgaCACACTaatacaccctaaagtcaccaaatatggtcacaaagtcggaccaaacctggtcatACCAATATCataattcaatcttaacaaaataccattttgt
This genomic window from Rutidosis leptorrhynchoides isolate AG116_Rl617_1_P2 chromosome 2, CSIRO_AGI_Rlap_v1, whole genome shotgun sequence contains:
- the LOC139894066 gene encoding uncharacterized protein isoform X1; amino-acid sequence: MNGVVDTVRKVFEQRNFLINILTTGTTIIYMLYAQTNCLADLCGAFHCDHVANSVVPKTKCIPVAAARNSRLCESLVDGCFPIHQGPSADRLHELFLFQFCDDHTCLDKSKPFGRGSRAGKKKRR
- the LOC139894066 gene encoding uncharacterized protein isoform X2 is translated as MNGVVDTAQTNCLADLCGAFHCDHVANSVVPKTKCIPVAAARNSRLCESLVDGCFPIHQGPSADRLHELFLFQFCDDHTCLDKSKPFGRGSRAGKKKRR